A part of Pantoea vagans genomic DNA contains:
- the nuoL gene encoding NADH-quinone oxidoreductase subunit L yields the protein MNLLYLTVLFPLIGFLLLAFSRGRWSENLSATVGMGSVGLAALTTAMIGFDFFANGQQVYTQALWTWMHVGNFDMKVNLTLDGLSLTMLSVVTGVGFFIHMFASWYMRGEEGYSRFFAYTNLFIASMVVLVLADNLMLMYLGWEGVGLCSYLLIGFYYSNPENGKAAMKAFIITRVGDVFLAFGLFILYNELGTLNFREMMELAPAHFAADNHMLQWATLMLLGGAVGKSAQLPLQTWLADAMAGPTPVSALIHAATMVTAGVYLIARSHGLFLLTPEVLHLVGIIGAITLVLAGFAALVQTDIKRVLAYSTMSQIGYMFLALGVQAWDAAIFHLMTHAFFKALLFLSSGSVILACHHEQNIFKMGGLRKSIPLVYTCFLVGGAALAALPLITAGFYSKDEILFGALANGHINLMIAGLVGAFLTSIYTFRMIFIVFHGEEKIHAHAGKGITHHLPLIVLLLLSTFIGALITPPLAGVLPANEFGEAGKVGLEITSGVVAIVGILIAAALWLGKRELVTRIANSAPGRFFGTWWFAAWGFDWLYDKVFVKPYLGIAWLLKRDPLNGLMNLPALLSRIANKGLVVSENGYLRWYVASMSVGAVLVLALLLVI from the coding sequence ATGAATCTTCTCTATTTAACTGTCTTGTTTCCGCTGATCGGCTTTCTGCTGTTAGCGTTTTCCCGCGGTCGCTGGTCAGAGAACCTGTCGGCCACGGTGGGTATGGGATCGGTGGGTCTGGCAGCACTGACTACGGCAATGATCGGTTTCGACTTCTTCGCCAATGGCCAGCAAGTCTACACCCAGGCACTCTGGACGTGGATGCATGTCGGCAATTTCGACATGAAGGTGAATCTGACGCTGGACGGCCTGTCGCTGACCATGCTGTCGGTCGTGACCGGCGTCGGCTTCTTCATTCATATGTTCGCCTCCTGGTACATGCGTGGAGAAGAGGGCTACTCCCGCTTCTTCGCCTACACCAACCTGTTTATCGCCAGCATGGTGGTTCTGGTGCTGGCCGATAACCTGATGCTGATGTATCTGGGCTGGGAAGGGGTAGGGCTTTGCTCTTATCTGCTGATCGGTTTCTACTACAGCAATCCGGAAAACGGCAAAGCGGCGATGAAAGCCTTCATCATTACCCGCGTGGGCGACGTCTTCCTGGCATTCGGTCTGTTTATTCTCTACAACGAGCTGGGCACGCTGAACTTCCGCGAGATGATGGAACTGGCTCCGGCGCACTTTGCTGCAGACAACCATATGCTGCAGTGGGCGACGCTGATGCTGCTGGGTGGCGCGGTCGGTAAATCGGCACAGCTGCCGTTACAGACCTGGCTGGCAGATGCGATGGCCGGTCCGACACCGGTTTCGGCACTGATCCACGCCGCGACCATGGTAACGGCGGGTGTGTATCTGATTGCCCGCAGCCACGGTCTCTTCCTGCTGACGCCGGAAGTGCTGCATCTGGTGGGTATCATCGGGGCAATCACGCTGGTGCTGGCGGGCTTTGCCGCGCTGGTGCAGACCGACATCAAACGCGTTCTCGCTTACTCCACCATGAGCCAGATTGGCTACATGTTCCTGGCGCTGGGCGTTCAGGCGTGGGATGCGGCGATTTTCCATCTGATGACGCACGCCTTCTTTAAAGCATTACTGTTCCTCTCCTCGGGTTCAGTGATTCTGGCCTGCCATCACGAGCAGAACATCTTCAAAATGGGTGGCCTGCGTAAGAGTATTCCGCTGGTCTACACCTGCTTCCTGGTCGGTGGCGCGGCGCTGGCGGCACTGCCGCTGATTACGGCGGGCTTCTACAGTAAAGATGAGATTCTGTTTGGTGCACTGGCTAACGGCCACATCAATCTGATGATAGCGGGTCTGGTCGGGGCGTTCCTGACCTCTATCTATACCTTCCGCATGATCTTCATCGTGTTCCATGGCGAAGAGAAAATTCATGCACACGCCGGTAAAGGCATTACCCATCATCTGCCGCTGATTGTGCTGCTGCTGCTCTCCACCTTTATTGGTGCGCTGATTACGCCTCCGCTGGCGGGTGTACTGCCAGCCAATGAGTTCGGTGAGGCGGGCAAAGTGGGACTGGAAATCACCTCAGGTGTGGTCGCGATCGTTGGCATTCTGATCGCAGCCGCACTGTGGCTGGGCAAACGTGAGCTGGTAACCCGTATCGCAAACAGTGCACCGGGCCGTTTCTTCGGCACCTGGTGGTTTGCGGCCTGGGGCTTCGACTGGCTCTACGATAAAGTGTTCGTCAAACCTTATCTGGGTATTGCGTGGCTGCTGAAGCGCGACCCACTGAATGGTCTGATGAACCTGCCTGCGCTGCTGTCACGCATTGCCAACAAAGGTCTGGTGGTCAGTGAAAATGGCTACCTGCGCTGGTACGTGGCGTCAATGAGCGTGGGTGCCGTGCTGGTGCTGGCTCTGCTGCTGGTGATTTAA
- the nuoJ gene encoding NADH-quinone oxidoreductase subunit J encodes MEFAFYLCGLVAVLTTLRVITHTNPVHALLYLIVSLLSIAGVFFSMGAYFAGALEIIVYAGAIMVLFVFVVMMLNLGKQTEKQEREWLSPSLWIGPGIVSLLLLVVMIYAILTANDQGIDGTIIDAKAVGISLFGPYVLAVELASMLLLAGLVVAFHIGREERQGEVLSNRNADAAQVKKENA; translated from the coding sequence ATGGAATTTGCGTTTTATCTTTGCGGACTGGTGGCGGTGCTGACGACGTTGCGCGTCATTACCCACACTAATCCGGTACATGCGTTGCTGTACCTGATCGTCTCGCTGTTATCGATCGCCGGCGTCTTCTTCTCAATGGGGGCCTATTTTGCTGGTGCCCTGGAGATCATCGTCTACGCCGGGGCCATCATGGTGCTGTTCGTCTTCGTGGTTATGATGCTGAACCTGGGCAAACAGACTGAGAAGCAGGAGCGCGAGTGGCTCAGTCCGTCGCTGTGGATTGGCCCGGGCATCGTTTCATTACTGCTGCTGGTGGTAATGATCTACGCCATCCTGACAGCCAATGACCAGGGCATTGATGGCACCATCATCGACGCCAAAGCGGTCGGCATCAGCCTGTTTGGTCCTTACGTGCTGGCGGTTGAACTGGCTTCGATGCTGCTGCTGGCGGGTCTGGTCGTGGCGTTCCATATCGGTCGTGAAGAGCGTCAGGGCGAAGTCCTGAGTAACCGTAATGCTGACGCCGCTCAGGTGAAAAAGGAGAACGCATGA
- the nuoM gene encoding NADH-quinone oxidoreductase subunit M — protein MLLPWLIIIPFVGGLICWLTERLGAKVPRWIALITMGLTLALSLQLWLQGGYSLTQAAGIPQWQSSFSVPWIPRFGISFHLAIDGLSLLMVVLTGLLGLMAVLCSWNEISKYQGFFHLNLMWILGGVIGVFLSIDLFLFFFFWEMMLVPMYFLIALWGHKASDGKTRISAATKFFIYTQASGLVMLIAILGLVFVHYNATGVWTFNYEQLLQTPMSSGVEYLLMLGFFIAFAVKMPVVPLHGWLPDAHSQAPTAGSVDLAGILLKTAAYGLLRFSLPLFPNASAEFAPIAMWLGIIGIFYGAWMAFSQTDIKRLIAYTSISHMGFVLIAIYTGSQLALQGAVIQMIAHGLSAAALFILCGQLYERLHTRDMRQMGGLWSRIKWIPGLSLFFAVANLGMPGTGNFVGEFMILTGSFQVVPMIIVIATFGLVFASVYSLVMMQRAYYGEAKSKDPLPGMSPREFMTIGVLVVLLVLLGVYPQPILDTSHAAMSNIQQWFTASISTTRP, from the coding sequence GTGTTATTACCTTGGCTAATTATCATACCCTTCGTCGGCGGTCTGATCTGCTGGCTCACTGAGCGCCTTGGCGCGAAGGTGCCACGCTGGATCGCGCTGATCACCATGGGGCTGACGTTGGCGCTTTCACTGCAACTCTGGTTGCAGGGAGGCTATTCACTGACGCAGGCAGCGGGCATTCCGCAGTGGCAGTCAAGTTTCTCCGTTCCGTGGATCCCACGCTTCGGCATCAGCTTCCATTTAGCCATTGATGGCCTGTCGCTGCTGATGGTGGTGCTGACCGGCCTGCTCGGTCTGATGGCGGTACTCTGTTCCTGGAATGAGATTTCAAAGTATCAGGGCTTCTTCCATCTGAACCTGATGTGGATCCTGGGCGGCGTAATCGGTGTGTTCCTCTCCATCGACCTGTTCCTGTTCTTCTTCTTCTGGGAAATGATGCTGGTGCCGATGTACTTCCTCATCGCGCTCTGGGGTCATAAAGCATCGGACGGTAAAACCCGTATTTCCGCTGCGACCAAATTCTTCATCTATACCCAGGCGTCGGGTCTGGTGATGCTGATTGCGATTCTGGGCCTGGTGTTTGTCCACTACAACGCGACCGGCGTCTGGACATTCAACTACGAACAGCTGCTGCAGACGCCAATGTCGAGCGGTGTTGAATATCTGCTGATGCTGGGCTTCTTTATCGCCTTTGCGGTCAAGATGCCGGTAGTACCGTTGCACGGCTGGCTGCCGGATGCGCACAGTCAGGCTCCAACGGCCGGTTCTGTTGACCTGGCGGGTATCCTGCTGAAAACCGCGGCTTACGGCTTACTCCGTTTCAGCCTGCCGCTGTTCCCGAACGCGTCAGCCGAGTTTGCGCCGATCGCCATGTGGTTAGGCATCATCGGTATCTTCTACGGTGCCTGGATGGCCTTCTCGCAGACCGATATCAAACGTCTGATTGCCTATACCTCGATTTCGCACATGGGCTTTGTGCTGATTGCCATCTACACCGGCAGCCAGCTGGCGCTGCAGGGTGCGGTGATCCAGATGATTGCACACGGTCTGTCCGCTGCGGCACTCTTCATTCTGTGTGGTCAGCTGTATGAGCGTCTGCATACCCGTGATATGCGTCAGATGGGTGGCCTGTGGTCGCGCATCAAATGGATTCCGGGCCTGTCGCTGTTCTTTGCGGTCGCCAACCTCGGTATGCCGGGCACCGGTAACTTCGTCGGCGAATTTATGATTCTGACCGGCAGCTTCCAGGTGGTGCCGATGATTATTGTCATCGCAACCTTTGGTCTGGTGTTCGCCTCCGTCTACTCGCTGGTGATGATGCAGCGCGCTTACTACGGCGAAGCGAAATCGAAAGATCCGCTGCCAGGCATGTCACCGCGTGAGTTTATGACCATCGGTGTTCTGGTGGTGCTGCTGGTGCTGCTGGGCGTCTATCCACAGCCGATTCTGGATACTTCGCACGCTGCCATGAGCAATATTCAGCAGTGGTTTACCGCTTCAATTTCAACTACAAGGCCGTAA
- a CDS encoding GNAT family N-acetyltransferase, which produces MNIDWQDKHHSELTARELYDLLALRSAVFVVEQQCAYQDVDGKDLQAANRHLLGIADGQLVAYARLLSPEDKSSPAKIGRVIVSDRVRGARLGSRLMEKAISRCQLHWPGHDLFLSAQAHLEKFYGQYGFVAAGESYLEDSIPHIDMVKTAL; this is translated from the coding sequence ATGAACATTGACTGGCAGGATAAACACCATAGCGAACTCACCGCCCGGGAACTTTACGACTTACTGGCATTGCGCAGTGCCGTGTTCGTCGTGGAACAGCAGTGCGCGTATCAGGATGTGGATGGCAAAGATTTGCAGGCGGCAAACCGGCATCTGCTGGGAATAGCGGATGGTCAGCTGGTGGCCTATGCGCGACTTCTTTCGCCGGAGGATAAGAGCAGTCCGGCAAAAATCGGACGGGTGATTGTGTCCGATCGGGTGCGTGGTGCGCGGCTGGGCAGCCGTCTGATGGAGAAGGCGATCAGCCGTTGTCAGCTACACTGGCCGGGTCACGATCTCTTTCTTTCCGCTCAGGCGCATCTGGAAAAATTCTACGGGCAGTATGGCTTTGTGGCGGCAGGGGAGAGCTACCTGGAAGATAGCATTCCGCATATTGATATGGTGAAGACCGCGCTATAA
- the nuoG gene encoding NADH-quinone oxidoreductase subunit NuoG, with translation MATIHVDGKEYDVNGADNLLQACLSLGLDIPYFCWHPALGSVGACRQCAVKQFQNAEDTRGRLVMSCMTPASDGTFISIDDGEAKEFRESVVEWLMTNHPHDCPVCEEGGNCHLQDMTVMTGHSFRRYRFTKRTHRNQDLGPFISHEMNRCIACYRCVRYYKDYADGKDLGVYGAHDNVYFGRPEDGTLESEFSGNLVEICPTGVFTDKTHSERYNRKWDMQFAPSICQQCSVGCNTSPGERYGELRRIENRYNGTVNHYFLCDRGRFGYGYVNRKDRPRQPMLLRGNDWVTLNAEQAVNAGADLLRQAKKVIGIGSPRASIESNFALRELVGAENFSTGMPADEQARLELMLKVLREGGIYTPSLREIESYDAVLVLGEDLTQVGARVALSVRQAVKGKARDMAAAQKVADWQIAAIMNIGQNAKHPLFVTHVDETRLDDIAAWSYRAPVEDQARLGFAIASALDESAPAVTDFDSKLSGKMDVVVQALAGAKKPLIISGTHSGSSAVIEAAANVAKALKARGADVGITLLAGHANSIGLGMIGGNPLEQALEQLSNGEADALVVLENDLYRHAPKALVDAALAQTTNVIVVDHQRTATLEKAGLVLSTASFAESDGTSINHEGRAQRFFQVYDPAYYDNNIVMLESWRWLHSLHSTLESRHVDWTQLDHVIDAVVTRLPQLAGIKEAAPDASFRIRGQKLSRSPIRASGRTAARANISVHEPRQPQDQDTMFAFSMEGNNQPSAPRSQIPFAWAPGWNSPQAWNKFQAEVGGKLRHGDPGVRLFEASAGELPWFTSVPKAFVSDAQWRVAPLYRLFGSEEMSQRSPVFQQRMAEPALVINPEDAAKLGVNNGAAVEFSCAGETVRLPVRFSASLQAGQIGLPLGMPGVPPFLANGKIDTLQEAAQ, from the coding sequence ATGGCTACAATTCATGTAGACGGTAAAGAGTATGATGTGAACGGAGCGGACAACCTGCTACAGGCATGTCTCTCTCTGGGCCTTGATATTCCTTACTTTTGCTGGCATCCGGCGCTGGGAAGCGTTGGGGCCTGCCGCCAGTGTGCGGTAAAGCAATTCCAGAATGCCGAAGATACCCGCGGCCGTCTTGTCATGTCCTGCATGACGCCGGCCTCTGACGGCACATTCATCTCCATCGATGATGGCGAAGCGAAAGAGTTCCGCGAAAGCGTGGTGGAGTGGCTGATGACCAACCACCCACACGACTGTCCGGTGTGTGAAGAGGGCGGTAACTGTCACCTGCAGGATATGACAGTGATGACCGGCCACAGCTTCCGCCGCTATCGCTTCACTAAGCGTACCCACCGTAATCAGGATCTCGGCCCATTCATCTCTCACGAGATGAACCGCTGTATCGCCTGTTACCGCTGCGTGCGTTACTACAAAGATTATGCCGATGGCAAAGATCTGGGTGTCTACGGCGCGCACGACAACGTCTACTTTGGTCGCCCGGAAGATGGCACGCTGGAGAGCGAATTCTCCGGCAACCTGGTTGAAATCTGCCCGACCGGCGTCTTCACCGACAAAACCCACTCCGAACGCTATAACCGTAAATGGGATATGCAGTTTGCACCGAGCATCTGCCAGCAGTGCAGCGTTGGCTGTAATACCAGCCCGGGTGAGCGTTATGGTGAGTTACGCCGTATCGAAAACCGTTATAACGGCACCGTAAACCACTACTTCCTGTGTGACCGTGGCCGCTTTGGCTATGGCTACGTGAACCGTAAAGATCGCCCACGTCAGCCGATGCTGCTACGCGGCAACGACTGGGTCACGCTGAACGCAGAGCAGGCGGTTAACGCTGGTGCAGATTTGCTGCGTCAGGCGAAGAAAGTGATCGGTATCGGCTCGCCGCGCGCCAGCATTGAAAGTAACTTCGCCCTGCGTGAACTGGTGGGTGCAGAGAACTTCTCAACCGGCATGCCAGCGGACGAGCAGGCCCGTCTTGAACTGATGCTGAAAGTCCTGCGCGAGGGCGGTATCTACACGCCATCGCTGCGTGAAATTGAAAGCTACGACGCGGTGCTGGTGCTGGGTGAAGACCTGACACAGGTGGGCGCACGCGTGGCGCTCTCTGTACGTCAGGCAGTGAAAGGCAAAGCGCGTGATATGGCCGCTGCGCAGAAAGTCGCAGACTGGCAGATCGCCGCCATCATGAACATCGGTCAGAACGCCAAACATCCGCTGTTTGTTACCCACGTTGATGAAACCCGTCTGGATGATATCGCAGCATGGAGCTATCGTGCGCCGGTTGAAGATCAGGCGCGCCTCGGCTTCGCTATCGCCAGTGCACTGGATGAGTCTGCACCTGCGGTCACCGATTTCGACAGCAAACTCAGCGGGAAAATGGATGTTGTCGTGCAGGCGCTGGCCGGCGCGAAAAAGCCCTTAATTATCTCCGGTACACACTCAGGCAGCAGCGCAGTCATTGAAGCCGCGGCTAACGTGGCGAAAGCCCTGAAGGCACGTGGTGCAGATGTCGGCATTACCCTGCTGGCAGGTCACGCGAACAGCATCGGCCTGGGCATGATTGGCGGCAATCCGCTGGAGCAGGCGCTTGAGCAGCTGAGCAACGGTGAAGCCGATGCGCTGGTGGTGCTGGAAAATGACCTTTATCGCCATGCGCCGAAAGCGCTGGTAGATGCGGCACTGGCTCAGACCACTAACGTGATTGTGGTGGATCATCAGCGTACCGCAACGCTGGAGAAAGCGGGTCTGGTGCTTTCAACCGCCAGCTTCGCTGAAAGTGATGGCACCTCAATTAACCATGAAGGCCGCGCCCAGCGCTTCTTCCAGGTTTACGATCCTGCTTACTACGATAACAACATTGTGATGCTGGAAAGCTGGCGCTGGCTGCACTCGCTGCACAGCACGCTGGAAAGCCGTCATGTGGACTGGACCCAGCTCGATCACGTGATCGATGCGGTAGTCACCCGTCTGCCACAGCTCGCGGGAATTAAAGAAGCCGCACCTGACGCCAGTTTCCGCATCCGTGGTCAGAAACTGTCGCGCTCTCCGATCCGTGCCAGTGGACGTACTGCCGCGCGCGCGAATATCAGCGTTCATGAACCGCGTCAGCCGCAGGATCAGGACACGATGTTCGCCTTCTCAATGGAAGGTAACAACCAGCCATCGGCACCGCGTTCACAGATTCCGTTTGCCTGGGCACCAGGCTGGAACTCACCGCAGGCGTGGAACAAGTTCCAGGCAGAAGTGGGCGGCAAACTGCGTCATGGCGATCCGGGCGTGCGCCTGTTTGAAGCCAGCGCAGGTGAGTTACCGTGGTTCACTAGCGTGCCAAAAGCCTTTGTCAGTGATGCGCAGTGGCGCGTGGCACCTTTATATCGGCTGTTCGGCAGCGAAGAGATGTCACAGCGTTCACCGGTCTTCCAGCAGCGTATGGCTGAGCCTGCGCTGGTGATTAACCCGGAGGATGCGGCAAAACTGGGCGTCAACAATGGCGCGGCGGTGGAGTTCAGCTGTGCCGGTGAGACAGTGCGTCTGCCGGTCCGTTTCTCGGCGTCACTGCAGGCGGGACAGATTGGTCTGCCGCTGGGTATGCCGGGCGTTCCGCCATTCCTGGCGAACGGTAAAATCGACACTCTGCAGGAGGCGGCGCAATGA
- the nuoI gene encoding NADH-quinone oxidoreductase subunit NuoI: MTLKDIVVGFGTTVRSIWLIGLHAFAKRETQMYPEEPVYLPPRYRGRIVLTRDPDGQERCVACNLCAVACPVGCISLQKAETKDGRWYPEFFRINFSRCIFCGMCEEACPTTAIQLTPDFELGEFKRQDLVYEKDDLLISGPGKYPEYNFYRMAGMAIDGKDKGEAENEAKPIDVKGLLP, encoded by the coding sequence ATGACTTTGAAAGATATTGTCGTAGGTTTCGGCACGACAGTTCGCAGTATCTGGCTGATCGGGCTGCACGCCTTCGCCAAACGTGAAACGCAGATGTACCCGGAAGAGCCGGTTTATCTGCCACCGCGCTATCGTGGCCGTATCGTGTTAACCCGCGATCCGGACGGCCAGGAGCGTTGCGTTGCCTGTAACCTGTGTGCGGTTGCCTGTCCGGTTGGCTGTATTTCACTGCAGAAAGCCGAAACCAAAGATGGCCGCTGGTATCCGGAATTCTTCCGCATCAACTTCTCACGCTGCATCTTCTGTGGCATGTGTGAGGAAGCCTGTCCGACCACGGCGATTCAGCTGACCCCCGATTTTGAACTGGGTGAGTTTAAGCGTCAGGATCTGGTGTATGAAAAGGACGATCTGCTGATTTCGGGACCGGGTAAATATCCGGAGTACAACTTCTACCGCATGGCAGGTATGGCGATTGACGGTAAAGATAAGGGCGAAGCGGAAAACGAAGCCAAGCCTATCGACGTCAAAGGCTTATTACCTTAA
- the nuoH gene encoding NADH-quinone oxidoreductase subunit NuoH gives MSWLTPDVIDILLAIVKAIVILLVVVACGAFMSFAERRLLGLFQNRYGPNRVGWGGSLQLVADMIKMFFKEDWVPPFTDRFIFTLAPVIAFVSLLLAFAIVPVSPTWMVTDLNIGLLFFLMMAGLAVYAVLFAGWSSNNKYSLLGAMRASAQTLSYEVFLGLSLMGVVAQAGSFNMNDIVNSQTHLWNIIPQFFGFVTFCIAGVAVCHRHPFDQPEAEQELADGYHIEYAGMKFGLFFVGEYVAITTVSALIVTLFFGGWHGPFLPPFIWFALKTAFFMMMFILIRAALPRPRYDQVLSFGWKVCLPLTLLNLLATAAVILYTAP, from the coding sequence ATGAGCTGGTTAACACCGGACGTTATCGACATTCTGCTGGCCATTGTTAAAGCCATCGTGATTCTGCTGGTGGTGGTGGCCTGCGGCGCGTTCATGAGCTTCGCCGAGCGTCGTCTGCTCGGCCTGTTCCAGAACCGTTACGGGCCAAACCGCGTAGGCTGGGGCGGCTCGCTGCAGCTGGTGGCGGACATGATCAAAATGTTCTTCAAAGAGGACTGGGTCCCGCCGTTTACCGACCGCTTTATCTTTACCCTTGCGCCGGTTATCGCCTTTGTTTCACTGCTGCTGGCTTTTGCTATCGTGCCGGTTTCGCCCACCTGGATGGTAACAGACCTGAATATCGGTCTGCTGTTCTTCCTGATGATGGCGGGCCTTGCGGTTTACGCGGTGCTGTTTGCTGGCTGGTCGAGTAACAACAAATACTCGCTGCTGGGTGCGATGCGCGCCTCGGCGCAGACCCTGAGCTACGAAGTGTTCCTGGGTCTGTCGCTGATGGGTGTGGTAGCGCAGGCGGGCTCGTTCAATATGAACGATATCGTCAACAGCCAGACACATCTGTGGAACATCATTCCGCAGTTCTTCGGTTTCGTGACCTTCTGTATTGCGGGTGTGGCGGTGTGTCACCGTCATCCGTTTGACCAGCCAGAAGCGGAGCAGGAACTGGCAGACGGCTACCACATTGAATATGCCGGTATGAAGTTCGGCCTGTTCTTTGTCGGCGAATATGTGGCGATTACCACCGTTTCAGCGCTGATCGTAACGCTGTTCTTTGGTGGCTGGCACGGACCTTTCCTGCCGCCGTTCATCTGGTTCGCCCTGAAAACGGCGTTCTTTATGATGATGTTCATCCTGATCCGTGCTGCGCTTCCGCGTCCACGCTACGACCAGGTGCTGTCATTCGGCTGGAAAGTGTGTCTGCCGTTGACGCTGTTGAACCTGCTGGCGACTGCCGCAGTGATTCTCTACACAGCGCCGTAA
- the nuoK gene encoding NADH-quinone oxidoreductase subunit NuoK, which produces MIPLQHGLILAAVLFVLGLTSLVIRRNLLFMLIGLEIMINAAALALVVAGSYWGQADGQVMYILAISLAAAEASIGLALLLQLYRRRQTLNIDTVSEMRG; this is translated from the coding sequence ATGATCCCGTTACAACATGGATTGATTCTTGCTGCCGTGCTGTTTGTCCTTGGACTGACGTCGCTGGTGATACGCCGCAATCTACTGTTTATGCTGATCGGCCTTGAAATCATGATCAACGCCGCCGCTTTAGCTCTGGTGGTTGCCGGGAGCTACTGGGGTCAGGCCGATGGACAGGTGATGTATATCCTGGCGATCAGCCTGGCGGCAGCGGAAGCCAGTATTGGTCTGGCACTGCTGCTTCAGCTCTATCGTCGTCGTCAGACGCTGAACATTGATACTGTGAGCGAGATGCGCGGATGA
- the nuoN gene encoding NADH-quinone oxidoreductase subunit NuoN: protein MTITPHQLIALLPLLIVGLTVVVVMLSIAWRRNHFVNATLTVVGLNLALLSLYFVGQVGAMDVTPLLRVDGYSMFYTALVMLASLATCTFAYPWLAGYPDNKDEFYLLVLIAALGGIVLASANHLASLFIGIELLSLPLFGLIGYAFRQKRSLEAALKYTILSAAASSFLLFGIALIYADSGNLSFVALGQSLTDSMIHEPLLLVGLGMMIIGLGFKLSLVPFHLWTPDVYQGAPAPVSTFLATASKIAIFGVIMRLFMYAPVTDSEAVRTVLAMIAFVSILFGNLMAISQSNIKRLLGYSSIAHLGYLLVALIAVKDHQLSLETSGVYLAGYLFSSLGAFGVVSLMSSPYRGPDADSLYSYRGLFWHRPILSAVMTVMMLSLAGIPMTLGFIGKFYVIASGVSAHLWWLTGAVVAGSAIGLYYYLRVTVSLYLSPPELHTRDTPANWAFTAGGVVVLISAILVLLLGVYPQPLIRLVQMAQPLM, encoded by the coding sequence ATGACAATAACTCCTCACCAATTGATTGCGTTGCTACCGCTGTTAATCGTCGGATTGACGGTGGTGGTTGTGATGCTGTCCATTGCCTGGCGACGCAACCACTTCGTTAACGCCACGCTAACGGTAGTTGGCCTGAACCTGGCGCTGCTCTCGCTCTACTTTGTCGGTCAGGTCGGGGCGATGGATGTCACGCCGCTGCTGCGCGTCGATGGCTATTCGATGTTCTATACCGCGCTGGTAATGCTGGCGAGTCTGGCAACCTGCACCTTTGCCTATCCGTGGCTGGCAGGCTACCCTGACAACAAAGATGAGTTCTATCTGCTGGTGCTGATTGCGGCGCTCGGTGGCATCGTGCTGGCCAGCGCTAACCATCTGGCCTCGCTGTTCATCGGCATTGAGCTGCTGTCGCTGCCGCTGTTTGGTCTGATTGGCTACGCTTTCCGCCAGAAACGTTCGCTGGAAGCGGCGCTGAAATACACCATTCTTTCCGCGGCGGCCTCATCGTTCCTGCTGTTCGGCATTGCGCTGATCTACGCTGATTCCGGTAACCTGAGCTTTGTTGCACTGGGTCAGAGCCTGACGGATAGCATGATCCACGAGCCACTGCTGCTGGTGGGTCTGGGCATGATGATTATCGGTCTGGGCTTCAAGCTCTCTCTGGTTCCGTTCCACCTCTGGACGCCCGATGTTTATCAGGGTGCGCCTGCACCGGTTTCAACCTTCCTGGCCACCGCCAGCAAGATTGCGATCTTCGGTGTCATCATGCGTCTGTTCATGTACGCGCCGGTGACCGACAGCGAAGCGGTGCGTACGGTGCTGGCCATGATCGCCTTTGTGTCGATTCTGTTCGGTAACCTGATGGCGATTTCGCAGAGCAACATCAAGCGTCTGCTGGGTTACTCCTCTATCGCCCATCTTGGTTATCTGCTGGTCGCGCTGATTGCAGTGAAAGATCATCAGCTGTCGCTGGAAACCTCGGGTGTTTACCTGGCGGGTTATCTGTTCAGCAGCCTGGGTGCCTTTGGTGTGGTGAGCCTGATGTCCAGCCCGTATCGTGGCCCGGATGCCGACTCGCTCTACTCCTATCGTGGCCTGTTCTGGCATCGTCCTATCCTGTCAGCGGTCATGACGGTGATGATGCTGTCGCTGGCAGGTATCCCGATGACGCTGGGCTTTATCGGCAAATTCTACGTTATCGCGTCAGGTGTCAGTGCTCACCTGTGGTGGCTGACCGGTGCCGTGGTCGCGGGCAGTGCGATTGGTCTCTATTACTATCTGCGCGTGACGGTCAGTCTCTACCTCAGCCCGCCGGAACTACATACCCGTGACACCCCGGCTAACTGGGCATTTACGGCCGGTGGTGTGGTCGTGCTGATCTCCGCCATTCTGGTGCTGCTGTTAGGGGTTTACCCGCAGCCGCTGATCAGACTGGTACAGATGGCTCAGCCGCTGATGTAA